The Candidatus Thermokryptus mobilis genome contains a region encoding:
- a CDS encoding tetratricopeptide repeat protein, with protein MWKIIIIVTLTASIIANFVPTPLELQKAFISGQNFYASGDYKKAIKQYDYIINTESKLLDEDSVKVALFNGDLIVSVKTAAYFQKANALRKLKRNDEAVDNFKIVAEQRADSPWLSGLAYYQIADLRYEEGKFEEAIAVAKKLIEKFPNDERVPKAYYTIGWAFRELKLLDSSNFYFKTLIEKFQGNELIPHSMYQVGQNYFEMGEYDEAVEWFKSVVERFKPERFKKEEFEKIELKVVRERKVFEAMTGREGEETQLEIVAKASLRIADCYKQMDKYDEAMRSYRNVIANYSLLPSLIETAYIKMAQYALEKKGLSEGIAIYKEAIDRNFENKQIQAKMQYLIAKTYQDSLKYDKAADEYDFYIKAYSEVAFLIDFPVEDAIYSKVICLYNAKKYKETVAECDSFLVKFPGSSYIPDMLFFKGISHLALGEYLKAEDAFNEIASKYKNTPQYAPARVQLGRTYYEMKKYDDALSQLNQILSENPQGLDKNEVYYYILLVYFDSQKYDSLLNVFQNISPGSGFYLPAFIKVSKSFSIQGKFAEGERFIKDILKTAEGLKDSIYFVPEVHFSLADIYIGQGKFKEAIEELSLIIDDMRANELLKLQSVYARGSLYYQMEKYQEAIRDFELCLASKRFGLDLTSLLPQVNEKLAISYVKSGQIEKGINLVSKLVGEAPEPIEKVKYIALLAEAYFEAKDYKNAVKFASDVFQSDVADEVTISRAIYVLANSHRQLGEFEKAVSVLSKAGEKFPNSKFIQDVFYSVGAVYYDNGEYDYAIEIFDKFTKIYPRAENYKNALFFLAYSNFWLGYWEKAINLFRRFVREFPRDELTPEAYFNIGESFYNMGKYEDAIREYRNVYRIFPSSELAPLALYSEGWCYYELQKPEQMVEIFKQVVKRYPKSEHAPIALFTIGDYYYNSKDYQKAQQAYEEFISMYPNHGKVEEAKQLIKDLKLINIYAEYQEAMKYFDNKDYRKAIEELTKIWQKYPDSDIVVGCRVNIAASYEQLGDWRRAAKMYEEIIRDYANSNDDNARSAVIFAKEHLEWIKSNFNF; from the coding sequence ATGTGGAAGATAATCATAATTGTGACATTGACAGCTTCAATAATTGCTAATTTTGTCCCAACGCCTTTGGAGCTTCAAAAGGCGTTCATCTCGGGGCAAAATTTTTACGCATCTGGTGATTATAAGAAGGCGATAAAACAGTATGATTACATCATAAACACAGAGAGCAAGCTTTTGGATGAGGACAGTGTTAAGGTGGCTCTTTTCAATGGGGATTTAATTGTGAGCGTTAAAACCGCAGCTTATTTTCAGAAAGCGAACGCTTTGAGGAAATTGAAAAGAAATGATGAAGCTGTTGATAACTTTAAAATTGTAGCAGAACAGCGCGCTGATTCCCCGTGGCTTTCTGGTTTGGCATATTATCAAATTGCTGATCTAAGATATGAAGAGGGGAAATTTGAGGAAGCGATAGCTGTTGCTAAAAAACTTATAGAAAAATTTCCAAATGACGAGCGAGTTCCAAAAGCATATTACACCATTGGTTGGGCTTTTAGAGAATTGAAGTTGCTTGATAGCTCAAATTTTTATTTCAAAACATTGATTGAAAAGTTTCAAGGTAATGAACTTATTCCACATTCAATGTATCAAGTTGGTCAGAACTATTTTGAGATGGGGGAATATGATGAGGCGGTTGAATGGTTCAAGAGCGTAGTTGAGAGATTCAAACCGGAGAGATTTAAGAAGGAGGAGTTTGAGAAAATTGAGCTAAAGGTTGTTAGGGAGAGAAAGGTTTTTGAAGCGATGACGGGCAGGGAGGGGGAGGAAACGCAACTTGAAATAGTTGCAAAGGCAAGTTTGAGGATTGCTGATTGTTATAAGCAGATGGATAAGTATGATGAAGCGATGAGGTCTTATAGAAATGTTATAGCTAACTATTCACTCTTGCCAAGTTTGATTGAGACGGCTTATATCAAAATGGCTCAATATGCACTTGAAAAGAAAGGGTTGAGTGAGGGAATAGCCATTTATAAGGAGGCAATTGATAGAAATTTTGAGAACAAGCAAATTCAGGCAAAGATGCAATATTTGATCGCTAAAACATATCAGGACTCGCTCAAATACGACAAGGCAGCTGATGAATATGATTTTTACATCAAGGCGTATAGCGAGGTGGCGTTTTTGATTGATTTCCCAGTTGAGGATGCGATTTATTCAAAGGTGATTTGTCTTTACAATGCAAAGAAATATAAAGAGACAGTTGCTGAATGTGATTCGTTTCTTGTGAAGTTTCCTGGTTCAAGTTATATACCTGATATGCTTTTCTTTAAGGGGATTTCTCATCTTGCGCTCGGTGAGTATTTAAAAGCTGAGGATGCTTTTAATGAGATAGCTTCAAAGTATAAAAATACACCTCAATATGCCCCTGCTCGTGTTCAACTTGGTCGGACTTATTATGAGATGAAAAAATATGATGATGCGTTATCGCAATTAAATCAAATTCTTTCTGAAAACCCACAGGGACTGGACAAGAATGAGGTTTATTATTACATCTTGCTTGTTTATTTTGATTCGCAAAAATATGATAGTTTGTTGAATGTTTTTCAAAACATTTCACCTGGTTCAGGGTTTTACCTGCCAGCGTTTATCAAAGTTTCAAAGTCGTTCAGTATTCAAGGCAAATTTGCCGAGGGCGAAAGATTTATAAAGGATATTTTAAAGACGGCTGAGGGTTTAAAGGACAGCATTTATTTTGTCCCGGAAGTTCATTTTTCGCTTGCGGATATTTATATCGGACAAGGGAAATTTAAGGAGGCGATTGAAGAGTTAAGTTTGATAATTGATGATATGAGGGCGAATGAACTTTTGAAACTTCAGTCGGTTTATGCGAGGGGTTCACTTTATTATCAGATGGAAAAGTATCAGGAAGCGATAAGGGACTTTGAGCTTTGCTTGGCGAGTAAAAGGTTTGGTCTGGATTTAACTTCGCTCTTACCACAAGTGAATGAGAAGCTTGCTATATCTTATGTTAAGTCGGGTCAAATTGAGAAGGGCATAAATCTTGTCTCAAAGTTGGTCGGCGAGGCGCCGGAGCCGATTGAGAAGGTTAAATATATTGCTCTTCTTGCTGAGGCATATTTTGAGGCAAAGGACTATAAAAATGCCGTTAAATTTGCAAGTGATGTCTTTCAAAGTGATGTCGCAGATGAGGTCACTATATCAAGGGCTATTTACGTGCTTGCGAATTCGCATCGCCAACTTGGTGAGTTTGAGAAAGCAGTTAGCGTTTTATCAAAAGCTGGTGAAAAATTCCCAAACTCAAAATTTATACAAGATGTCTTTTACTCGGTTGGAGCAGTTTACTATGATAATGGGGAATATGATTATGCAATTGAAATTTTTGACAAGTTTACCAAAATTTATCCGAGGGCGGAAAATTATAAAAATGCTTTATTCTTCTTGGCTTATTCAAACTTTTGGCTCGGTTATTGGGAAAAGGCGATAAATCTTTTCAGACGTTTTGTCCGTGAGTTTCCGCGAGATGAATTAACACCCGAGGCATATTTTAACATTGGTGAGTCGTTTTACAACATGGGCAAGTATGAAGATGCGATCCGTGAGTATAGAAATGTTTATAGAATTTTCCCTTCAAGTGAACTTGCCCCGCTTGCTCTTTATAGTGAGGGTTGGTGTTATTACGAGCTTCAAAAACCCGAGCAAATGGTTGAAATTTTTAAACAGGTTGTGAAGCGTTATCCGAAAAGTGAGCATGCACCAATAGCTCTTTTCACAATCGGTGACTATTACTATAATTCAAAGGATTATCAAAAAGCGCAGCAAGCGTATGAGGAATTCATTTCAATGTATCCAAACCATGGAAAGGTTGAAGAAGCAAAGCAACTTATAAAGGACTTGAAACTTATAAACATTTATGCTGAGTATCAAGAGGCGATGAAATACTTTGACAACAAGGATTATAGAAAGGCGATTGAGGAGTTGACGAAGATATGGCAGAAGTATCCCGACTCGGATATAGTTGTTGGTTGTCGTGTCAATATCGCAGCCTCTTATGAGCAGCTTGGTGATTGGCGAAGAGCAGCTAAGATGTATGAGGAGATAATTCGCGATTACGCGAATTCAAACGATGACAATGCTCGTTCGGCTGTTATTTTCGCAAAGGAACATCTTGAATGGATAAAGAGCAATTTTAATTTTTAA
- the trmB gene encoding tRNA (guanosine(46)-N7)-methyltransferase TrmB yields MGFIIDWRGSDYPLDLNSIFGRDSEVELEIGFGNGLFLVQVASDHKEKNFVGIELVNFFARKAEKKIIKAGLENVRLFVGDAKLLLLILFPDRTFDQIYFNFPDPWFKKRHKKRRMLKVCFNRLLAKRLKDGGVVSIATDHPEFRDFVVESMLDSGSFISEYPEGFILENPGTYPTKYEQKWRSQGKEIYYMKFRKIYHPCVFDINEYLTEENLWFLVYSKGLEKVLRNIK; encoded by the coding sequence ATGGGTTTTATTATTGATTGGCGCGGAAGTGATTATCCTTTGGATTTAAATTCAATTTTCGGGAGGGATTCAGAAGTTGAACTTGAAATTGGTTTTGGGAACGGGCTTTTTTTGGTGCAGGTTGCAAGCGATCATAAGGAGAAAAATTTTGTCGGAATTGAACTTGTGAATTTTTTCGCAAGGAAAGCGGAGAAGAAAATTATAAAAGCAGGGCTTGAAAATGTGAGATTGTTCGTCGGCGATGCAAAACTTTTGCTTCTGATTTTGTTTCCCGATAGGACTTTTGATCAAATTTATTTCAATTTCCCAGACCCTTGGTTTAAGAAAAGGCACAAGAAAAGGAGGATGCTTAAGGTTTGTTTTAACCGTCTTCTTGCGAAGCGACTTAAAGATGGAGGTGTTGTTTCAATTGCTACCGATCACCCCGAATTTAGGGATTTTGTCGTTGAGTCAATGCTTGATTCTGGCTCGTTCATAAGCGAATATCCAGAGGGATTTATACTTGAAAACCCGGGAACTTATCCGACAAAGTATGAGCAGAAGTGGAGAAGTCAGGGGAAGGAAATTTATTACATGAAGTTCAGGAAAATTTATCATCCGTGTGTTTTTGATATAAACGAATATTTGACGGAGGAAAACCTTTGGTTTTTGGTTTATTCAAAGGGGCTTGAGAAAGTCCTGCGCAACATAAAATAA
- a CDS encoding discoidin domain-containing protein, whose amino-acid sequence MRALLIVFLSLIFPPLLVSQSLRDSVVVSNFRFVYDSTLSNGVSVENSNGYVILKTSELENLAKGRRATITYYGTGAPLTSTGTLDTTTGNPMKVIDGDPRTFCQIKPGGDGSYIMIDLMAMRRINKVAIVTFGGNMSLRPRAYTIYVGMDSLQLTRIVQKVDNQDVKTIDIFDPILARYVKVSFDAIDRFSSTVISEIEVYGVGYLPSGSYVSQVIDVGQDVNWGWASWEADLPEGTSVKFQFRTGSSAKVDDSWGQWSEEIEKPSVLNVSEPKRYIQFKANLSTSTTETPVLKNLLIFYDKKPVARNISVDIEPKVVQILKRSEISLIFDIQIDDNSLGVDTLLMFTPSPASVEAVQVNGSSVAYSVVTTGYNVKIAFPQTIKTSARVIVKLSLTLYLDVNQFQAIFISKLTPDNPQFTDVKTVLTSDVPERLIVDLQVSPNPFSPNGDGLNDKVQISFFLANLNVERNLKIQVFDLTGKLIKTIFDGPSKAFAYISSSSFFWDGRDESGRVVRPGVYLLRVAIGSDKVESIFKTVTVVY is encoded by the coding sequence ATGAGAGCTTTGTTGATCGTTTTCCTCTCCCTCATATTTCCGCCCTTGTTGGTTTCACAATCTTTAAGGGACTCAGTAGTTGTTTCAAATTTCAGGTTTGTTTATGACAGCACGCTAAGCAACGGGGTTAGTGTTGAGAATTCAAATGGTTATGTCATTTTAAAGACAAGCGAACTTGAAAACCTCGCTAAGGGTAGAAGAGCAACGATAACTTATTATGGAACAGGGGCGCCTTTGACTTCAACCGGGACACTTGATACAACAACAGGAAATCCGATGAAAGTAATTGATGGAGACCCGCGGACATTTTGTCAGATAAAACCCGGGGGAGATGGAAGTTATATTATGATTGACCTAATGGCTATGCGTAGGATAAACAAGGTTGCCATTGTGACATTTGGAGGGAACATGTCATTGAGACCAAGGGCTTATACGATTTATGTTGGGATGGATTCACTGCAATTGACAAGAATTGTCCAAAAGGTGGATAATCAAGATGTGAAAACAATTGATATATTTGACCCAATACTTGCAAGATATGTCAAGGTAAGTTTTGATGCCATTGATAGATTTAGTTCAACGGTCATCTCTGAGATAGAGGTTTATGGTGTTGGTTATTTGCCTTCCGGAAGTTATGTGTCTCAGGTTATTGATGTTGGTCAGGATGTTAACTGGGGTTGGGCATCCTGGGAAGCGGATTTGCCTGAGGGAACTTCAGTGAAGTTTCAGTTTAGAACTGGTTCTTCAGCAAAGGTGGATGACTCTTGGGGACAATGGTCGGAGGAAATTGAAAAGCCATCTGTTTTGAATGTTTCGGAACCAAAGCGATATATACAGTTTAAAGCGAATTTATCAACTTCAACGACTGAAACGCCAGTTTTGAAGAATCTCTTAATTTTTTACGATAAAAAGCCCGTCGCAAGAAATATCTCTGTTGATATTGAACCAAAAGTTGTACAGATTCTCAAGCGTTCGGAGATCTCACTAATTTTTGACATTCAAATTGATGATAACTCCCTTGGTGTTGATACGCTTTTGATGTTTACTCCGTCGCCAGCAAGTGTTGAAGCAGTTCAAGTAAATGGCAGTTCTGTGGCTTATTCAGTTGTTACCACCGGTTATAATGTTAAGATAGCTTTCCCACAAACTATTAAGACAAGCGCAAGGGTTATCGTCAAGTTAAGTTTGACGCTTTATCTTGATGTAAATCAATTTCAAGCTATTTTCATAAGCAAGCTCACACCAGATAACCCACAATTTACAGATGTTAAGACGGTTTTGACAAGCGATGTTCCAGAGAGATTGATCGTTGATTTGCAAGTTAGCCCAAATCCATTTTCGCCAAATGGAGATGGATTAAATGACAAAGTGCAAATAAGTTTTTTCCTTGCTAATTTAAATGTTGAAAGGAATTTGAAAATTCAAGTCTTTGACTTGACCGGCAAACTTATCAAGACGATATTTGATGGTCCAAGTAAAGCGTTCGCTTACATATCTTCAAGCTCTTTCTTTTGGGACGGTAGAGATGAATCTGGCAGAGTTGTAAGACCTGGTGTTTATCTTCTGAGGGTTGCGATTGGTTCCGATAAAGTTGAATCAATTTTCAAGACAGTAACTGTGGTTTATTGA
- a CDS encoding ExbD/TolR family protein, which produces MRKKKGNGDYSVDINLTPMIDCVFQLLIFFMVTTVFAVQSGLKVDLPSAASSDAPPEKDLTIVISSSGEMDLNGRRVTFDNLQEEMLKDKEIFGSKVLIIKADKKTLHGVVVKVMDIAKLCGIDQLAIATEKEEEEVQVK; this is translated from the coding sequence ATGAGGAAGAAAAAAGGAAATGGCGATTATTCGGTTGACATCAACTTGACACCTATGATTGATTGCGTTTTTCAACTCTTGATATTTTTTATGGTGACAACTGTTTTTGCTGTTCAAAGCGGTTTGAAGGTTGATTTGCCGAGCGCTGCTTCTTCTGATGCTCCTCCAGAGAAAGACCTCACGATAGTTATTTCCTCAAGTGGTGAGATGGATTTAAATGGAAGGCGTGTGACATTTGATAATTTGCAGGAGGAGATGCTCAAAGATAAGGAAATTTTTGGTAGCAAGGTTTTGATAATAAAGGCGGATAAGAAAACGCTCCACGGGGTCGTGGTCAAGGTTATGGATATAGCAAAGCTTTGTGGGATTGACCAGCTTGCTATAGCAACTGAAAAAGAGGAAGAGGAAGTTCAAGTGAAATGA
- a CDS encoding MotA/TolQ/ExbB proton channel family protein, protein MIALIEQKSWWSWLWDNWLVDIIIKGGPYIMVPLFIFSVISMGIIIERIYRYLRVPGDKKIASELEKIEGILKENKNLESLVKYFEERSSILSFVFLSVLKRYEFLLQENRSINDMRQELIDTAVDSTSEYLEEFLPIVSTIANVATLLGLFGTIVGMIMSFDELAKGGRGDPAVVAHGISVALLTTAAGLTVAIPSVLGYSFLKRRAEKITSRLAPFENHFINTLLREHGRIETYKSILRSVYRNGNLSEEELEYLRRKRIELDISDEEAKAIEEEVRGYFKEKKE, encoded by the coding sequence ATGATTGCTTTAATTGAGCAAAAGTCGTGGTGGTCATGGCTTTGGGACAACTGGCTTGTTGACATTATAATCAAGGGTGGACCTTACATAATGGTTCCACTCTTCATATTTTCGGTGATTTCAATGGGGATAATCATAGAGAGGATTTACAGGTATCTGCGTGTCCCTGGGGATAAAAAGATAGCGAGCGAGCTTGAGAAGATTGAGGGGATTTTGAAAGAAAACAAAAATCTTGAATCGCTTGTTAAGTATTTTGAGGAGAGAAGTTCTATTCTTTCGTTTGTTTTTCTTTCGGTTTTAAAAAGATATGAATTCCTTCTTCAAGAAAATCGTTCAATTAATGATATGCGTCAGGAGCTAATTGACACAGCGGTTGATTCGACATCTGAATATCTTGAGGAGTTTTTGCCGATTGTAAGCACGATTGCTAATGTAGCTACTTTGCTTGGTCTTTTCGGGACCATTGTTGGGATGATAATGTCTTTTGATGAGCTTGCTAAGGGAGGGCGTGGGGACCCGGCGGTTGTGGCGCACGGAATATCGGTGGCGCTTCTGACAACAGCTGCTGGTTTAACGGTTGCAATCCCATCGGTTCTTGGGTATAGTTTCTTGAAGAGAAGAGCGGAAAAAATCACAAGTCGGCTTGCACCATTTGAAAATCATTTTATAAACACTCTCCTTCGTGAACACGGCAGAATTGAAACGTATAAATCAATTTTGAGATCAGTTTACAGGAACGGGAACTTGAGTGAAGAGGAACTTGAATATTTGAGAAGGAAAAGAATTGAACTTGACATCTCAGATGAAGAGGCAAAGGCAATTGAAGAAGAAGTTCGGGGATATTTTAAAGAGAAAAAAGAGTGA